Sequence from the Holosporales bacterium genome:
AGAGGTTATCGTTCGTTTAAGGCCTACAGAGGCCGCCATTGAGGAGACTTTCATGAATTCCAACCCGTCTTCGGCCCTAAAGCTTGGGGCAGCAAGGGCGGCAGCCATGCTTGCGCCAGCCCATGCCGGTATCGAAGTCAATGAATACGGCGCAAATAAAATAAAAAAGGCCGTAGTGGGCGTTGGACATGCCGATAAAGCGCAGATCGCAATGATGATCAGGCGGCTGCTTCCAACTTGCCCAGATATAAAGGACGACGCCGCTGACGCTTTGGCTGTGGCCATATGTCACGCTAATTGGAGCCCGCATTTAAGGATAACCAGCTGAATGTTTAACTTTTTACGCGGTAAAGTTTGTGATGTTTCAGATAACCACATAACAGTAGATACTGGGGCAATCGGATACAGGGTATTTTGCCCAAGGCCTTCGCTCGAGAAGTTCCAGAGCCAGGGACAGGTTGAGGTTTTGGTTTATACAGAATTAATGATCAGAGAAGACGGTTGGTTGTTGTATGGCTTTGCAAGTCCAGAAGAGCGAGAGTGGTTTAAATTGCTGCTTACGGTGCAAGGGGTTGGGGCCAAAGTTGCCTTATCGATACTTTCCGTCTTAACGCCGGCGGACGTTTTTCAAGCGATTTTTTATGAAGATAAGGCCAAACTGTGCATGGCCGATGGGGTTGGCGGCAAACTCGCCCTAAGGATAATTAACGAACTAAAGGATAAAAAAATGCCGTCTCAGCAGCCGATCGATATTTCATCTGCAGCTGGCGTCGGATCTACTGCAGGCCCGACAGGGGTTATTTTGGATGTTACCTCAGCGCTGGTAAATCTGGGATACAAAAAAGCCGATATTCTGAATGTTTTAAAAGATGTACCGTCCGAGCAAGGCTTCGAAGAGGTATTTCGCCAAGCCCTCGGAAGACTTACGTCGTTATAGAGGAATTTTAAACGTTATAATATGAAGGAAGGGATTTTATCTCCTCATGACCAGGAAGCTGATACTGAGCACATCGCCGAAACGCGTCCGCAATACCTACGTGATTTTATCGGCCAGATTAAGCTTAAATCAAATCTTGACGTATTTATAAAGGCTGCCAAATCGCGTGCGCAGGCAATTGACCATACAATATTCTATGGCCCGCCGGGATTGGGCAAGACTACGCTAGCCCAGATAATCGCCCGCGAAATGGGCGTTGGCTTTAAGGCCACCTCTGGCCCTATGATTGCCAAAGCAGGGGACCTTGCCGCGCTACTTACGAACCTTTCGACTAGCGACGTTCTTTTTATAGACGAAATTCACAGACTTAATCCCCTAATCGAGGAAGTCCTGTACCCTGCTATGGAGGATTTTAAGCTTGACCTAATCATCGGTGAAGGGCCAGCTGCACGGTCCATCAGAATCGATCTGCCAAGATTTACCCTGGTCGGGGCAACTACCAGATCGGGCTTGCTTACGTCGCCGCTTAGGGACCGCTTTGGCATTCAGATGCGTCTGGATTTCTATAATCATCAAGAGCTTGAGACAATCATCAACCGCAACGCGTCTATCTTTGGCGTAGAGATAGAGCACGAAGGCGCCTGGGAAATTGCTCAACGCTCACGCGGAACGCCAAGAATTGCTTGTCGACTGCTAAGGCGCGTGTGGGATTTTGCGGTGGTCAAAGGTGTTGGTAAAATTGACAAAGCGATTGCCGACCAAGCCTTGACAAGCCTTGAAGTCGATAATTTAGGTCTAGACATGATGGATCGACGATACCTAAAGTGCATTGTTGAGTTCTATAACGGCGGCCCGGTCGGGGTAGAGACCCTCTGCGCCGTACTGTCCGAGCAAAGGGACGCAATCGAAGAGGTAATAGAGCCATTTTTGCTTCAACAAGGCCTTGTACAGCGAACCTCTCGCGGAAGGGTAATCACAGATTTAGGGTATGGCTATCTTGGTCTCGACAAACCTTCATCACTAAACAAAAACTGTGACGACAGTTCTTTAAAACTGTTTTAATAATTTGCATCAGTTAGCTTGTAAAAAAAACTTGACTTTAGTCAAAAAGTAAATTATATATATCTATATAATAGTTATTGGATGTCAAAATGAAGAGAGTAACATTATTATCGCTTTTGGTATTACAAAGTGCTTGGTCAGCAGCACCACAATCAGAACTTATACAGGCCGTAAGCCCTGAACAAGCCACAAAATTTGGTAATCTATGCCTTAAAGAGATGGGAGTAGATGAACATTTTGAGGCCGTAGTTTTACCCACCTCTGTTCAATCTGAAACCAACACGCCTGGTTATGCTGATCCGTTAATACTTGGCTTTGGGCCACATATCATCAAAGTAAGTAGGCAAAGAGGATCGGGAGAACTTGAAAGCGCTTGTTTTCTGCAACAACACTTAGATTCACAATTTGGTGATCAGCCCATTCCGGATAATTTGCCAAGAATCATCAACATCAAGTATTTCTCAGTAATCTCGCCCTAACAAGCCCCAGATAGTATGAACATAAAAGTTTGGAATATTAGTCAATTTATTAGTCAATTGAGCGGTGAGTGTGTGGAAGATGAAATTATAAGCAGCAGAATTAATGCGCTTATGGAAATCTCGTACTGTCGTTGTGAAACTGTTCCTGAAAGTGCTAACGAATGGTCGATTCAGTTTATGGAAAGGGCTCCTGGAGTTACGCTTTTTGACTTTTTCGGTATTACTGAGCATTTGGGTCACACTAGTACACCAAGAATGGGATGGCCAAGCGCTTTTCCAGTAATGAAGAAATTTGGCCAAGCTGTAAGGGCTTTAAATGACAGCCAGATCATCCATGCAGATTTGCACTTTCATAATGTGTTCATAAATACATCACTTTTAGAGTCAACTTCTATAGAATTAATCCCAAACAGAAAATTACTCACGTTTATAGATTGTGATGGAGCAAAGCATCCATGCAATCCTCTGGCTCCACCACCATCACCAATCTTAAAAGATAGATTGTCTTGGGAAGCCGGTAAAACATTGTTACCGCCCCTACACTTATGTGCTTTTAAAGAACACGCACCATTTATGTTTGATTTGGTTGCAAATTTTCTTAATGGATATAACGAAGGTGTATGCGTCAAAGTAGAACTAGATCATAGTAAAATAAATTCAATGTTAGCGATCATTAGCGATCGATATGTTCGGGCGCAGAGAAGTGACTTATCAGATATCTGTAAAGATCTTCACCTTAAGAGCGAGGTATTCGAAGCAGTATATAAACATGTGCAATTGCCAGGAGTGGAATTATTATATAATGGTGGATATCTTCTTACTGCGTCGGAGCTATTCGAAACAGTATGCAAAATTGCTCATGAAATGCCTTTCCTTGAAAGGCCAAATTCAATTGGCGACCACTTTGTATCATCTAGGCACGATTGTATTCCTGACATAATACTTCTTGGTACTGCATTCTTTGATGTGCCTGAGCAGACAGTTATGGATATAAGGCACGAGTTAGGAATTGCGCCACAAGCACATCACAAGTGGCTGTTTGCTGATCATATCGATCCAGAATTTCCTGCCGCCGATCAATAATACTTGCTGAAAGGCTGCTTTACTTCAAGGTAAAGTGGCCTTTATAAGTTCAGTGACTCGCTATTTGACTCGGCTTTTAGTTTGACCAGATACCCCGGGGGCGGCTGGTTTGTTATCATTTACAGCTTTGCCTGATTGTTTAGGCTCTCCGGCCTTAACTGGCTCGTCAGCGGTCGAATCGTCCAAGATTTTTCTAAGCAAAATTGCCCGGTATAGATAAACCCCGTCTCTGTAAATCAACAGCGCTACTTTGTCTTTTTTGTGACTGATATTCATAAGTTTCGCCAGAAAATCAGCAACGTTATCAACGGGGGTTTGATCTATCTTTACGATAACGTCGCCTTGGCGGATATCCTTTTCTGCGGCGTCGGAATTACGCATAGTATTGATAATAACGGCTCCATTAAGGGTGTTTGGCAAGTCGAAGGCCTTTCTAAGCTCCGCTGATACGTCTGTTAAGGACAGGCCAGCGCTGTAAATATCTTTCCCTCTTATGCCGTCAACAGATGGCTCTAGGGCGTCATCTCCGACCTCGGCGCTGTCGTCACGGTATCCGACCATGATGCTGAGGGTGATTTCCTGACTGTCTCTCCTCACCTTAATCGGCAGCACCTTACCAACAGCAGAATTAGCAACAATTTTGGATAATTGAGATTCGTCATTTATGGGCGTATCGCCGATTATCATGATGATATCACCTTGCTGCAAGCCAGCCTTAGCGCCCGGCGATCCGGAAGTGACTTTGGTTACCGTTACGCCACGCAGTTTTGCCAACCCCAGGCTTTCCGCAACATCGGCTTCCAACAGTTCAACAGAAACGCCGATCCAGCCACGGCGCATTTTTCCAAAAGCCTTAAGTTGCTTGATCGCCTTTTGCAAAAAATTAGATGGAATCGCAAAATTCAGGCCGCTGTTAACACCAGTATCCGAGAATATGGCAATAACCATGCCTATGGCTTTGCCGTCGGCAGTAAACAAAGGCGATCCAGAGTTGCCTCGGTTGATAGGCGCGTCCGTTTGGATATAGTCAATTAT
This genomic interval carries:
- a CDS encoding crossover junction endodeoxyribonuclease RuvC produces the protein EVIVRLRPTEAAIEETFMNSNPSSALKLGAARAAAMLAPAHAGIEVNEYGANKIKKAVVGVGHADKAQIAMMIRRLLPTCPDIKDDAADALAVAICHANWSPHLRITS
- the ruvA gene encoding Holliday junction branch migration protein RuvA → MFNFLRGKVCDVSDNHITVDTGAIGYRVFCPRPSLEKFQSQGQVEVLVYTELMIREDGWLLYGFASPEEREWFKLLLTVQGVGAKVALSILSVLTPADVFQAIFYEDKAKLCMADGVGGKLALRIINELKDKKMPSQQPIDISSAAGVGSTAGPTGVILDVTSALVNLGYKKADILNVLKDVPSEQGFEEVFRQALGRLTSL
- the ruvB gene encoding Holliday junction branch migration DNA helicase RuvB, which codes for MKEGILSPHDQEADTEHIAETRPQYLRDFIGQIKLKSNLDVFIKAAKSRAQAIDHTIFYGPPGLGKTTLAQIIAREMGVGFKATSGPMIAKAGDLAALLTNLSTSDVLFIDEIHRLNPLIEEVLYPAMEDFKLDLIIGEGPAARSIRIDLPRFTLVGATTRSGLLTSPLRDRFGIQMRLDFYNHQELETIINRNASIFGVEIEHEGAWEIAQRSRGTPRIACRLLRRVWDFAVVKGVGKIDKAIADQALTSLEVDNLGLDMMDRRYLKCIVEFYNGGPVGVETLCAVLSEQRDAIEEVIEPFLLQQGLVQRTSRGRVITDLGYGYLGLDKPSSLNKNCDDSSLKLF
- a CDS encoding trypsin-like peptidase domain-containing protein, encoding MLKPITAKVIASVLVVRWFAALEAQAADFVDIIPKLLVSVVNISAKGKLDNQSNELSEADYRSDGIKELFEFVDSKRNTPLGSGFIVNSTGYIVTNYHVVEGIKEIIVTLHDDKEFKAKIVGYDEKMDIALLKIEVDVPLTPVEFGDSNNVRVGEWVLSVGNPYGFPFTVTKGIVSFLARNISARCRGIIGDDIIDYIQTDAPINRGNSGSPLFTADGKAIGMVIAIFSDTGVNSGLNFAIPSNFLQKAIKQLKAFGKMRRGWIGVSVELLEADVAESLGLAKLRGVTVTKVTSGSPGAKAGLQQGDIIMIIGDTPINDESQLSKIVANSAVGKVLPIKVRRDSQEITLSIMVGYRDDSAEVGDDALEPSVDGIRGKDIYSAGLSLTDVSAELRKAFDLPNTLNGAVIINTMRNSDAAEKDIRQGDVIVKIDQTPVDNVADFLAKLMNISHKKDKVALLIYRDGVYLYRAILLRKILDDSTADEPVKAGEPKQSGKAVNDNKPAAPGVSGQTKSRVK